A genomic stretch from Lathyrus oleraceus cultivar Zhongwan6 chromosome 2, CAAS_Psat_ZW6_1.0, whole genome shotgun sequence includes:
- the LOC127123384 gene encoding secreted RxLR effector protein 161-like, whose translation MESCNPASTPMEPGTKLSKFDGGEHVEAGRYRSLVGSLRYLTCTRQDISLSVGIVSRFMEEPVYTHWKALKRILRYIQGTVSLGMFYSNSEKYKLVGYSDSDWCGDIDDRKSTSGYVFFMGNTAFTWLSKKQPIVTLSTCEAEYVAASWCVCHAIWLRRLMSKMELEQKDATIIHVDNRSAIELAKNPVNHERSKHIDVRFHFIREHVKEGSVELKHVASKDQAADIFTKPLSKEIFDRGKKLIGIMNRRNI comes from the coding sequence ATGGAAAGTTGTAATCCGGCTTCGACGCCAATGGAACCAGGAACAAAACTGTCGAAATTTGATGGAGGAGAACATGTCGAAGCAGGAAGATATCGAAGTTTGGTAGGAAGTCTTCGCTATCTCACATGTACAAGACAAGATATCTCATTAAGTGTAGGCATTGTAAGTCGATTCATGGAGGAGCCAGTTTACACACATTGGAAGGCATTGAAGCGAATTCTGAGGTACATCCAAGGAACAGTGTCACTTGGGATGTTTTACTCGAATTCAGAAAAATACAAGTTGGTTGGTTACTCTGACAGTGATTGGTGCGGAGACATAGATGatcgaaaaagcacttctggataTGTGTTTTTCATGGGAAATACTGCATTCACTTGGCTTTCTAAAAAGCAGCCAATAGTAACACTTTCGACATGTGAAGCAGAATATGTAGCAGCATCCTGGTGCGTTTGTCATGCAATATGGCTCAGAAGATTGATGAGTAAAATGGAGCTAGAACAGAAAGATGCTACAATAATACACGTTGACAACAGGTCAGCAATTGAGTTAGCAAAGAATCCAGTAAACCATGAAAGGAGCAAACACATTGACGTTCGTTTTCACTTTATTCGAGAACACGTGAAGGAAGGAAGTGTCGAATTGAAGCATGTAGCAAGTAAGGACCAAGCAGCagatattttcacaaaaccactatCAAAGGAAATCTTCGACAGAGGCAAGAAGTTGATAGGCATCATGAATAGAAGAAACATTTAA